Genomic segment of Umezawaea sp. Da 62-37:
CCCACTCCGCCCAGCCGGGCAGCCACCGGCGGGCGCCGAGCAGGGAGTGCCCCGGTGGCGTCGCGATGCCGGGTCCGGCCATCACCGCGGCGGCGCGCGCGAACCGGCCGGGTCGACCGGGCAGGACCGCGCCGAGGAACCGGGTGAGGTCCTCGGTGGTGGTCGAGAGCAGACCGGCGGGCCCGACCGGGGCGGGCAGCCAGAACGGCTCCTCGACCAGCACGCCGGTGGCGGGGTCGACCACGTGGCCGCGGACCGGCTCGTCGGTGTCGCCGCCCGCGCCCAGGACGGTGTCGGCCATGCCGAGCGGGACGAGGACGCGCTGGGTCAGGAGTTCGGGCCACGGTCGTCCGCCCAGCCGTTCGGCCACGGCGCCGAGCAGGATGAAACCGGAGTTGCAGTAGGAGAAGCGCTCGCCGGGGTCGTGCAGGGCGCCGACGGTCCGGCAGGACGCCACGTACCGGGTGAGCAGGTCGTCGCCGGGCGGCAGGTCGGGGAAGTGGTCGCTCTGCAGGCCGCTGCTGTGGGTGACCACGTGCCTCACGGTGATCCGGGCGGCGAGTCCGGGTTCGGCGAACTCCAGGTCCGGCAGCAGGTGGGCGAGCGGGGTGTCCAGGCCGATGCCGCGTTCGTCCATGAGGGACAGCGCGACCGCGATGGTGGGGATCTTGGAGATGGACCCGATGCCGAACCGCGAGTGCGGCCCGACCGGGAAGGCGGACGCCGTGGACTCCACGCCCGCGACGGCCTTGCGCACGCGGTTGCGGGACACCACCTGGGCGGCGGCGCCGGGGACGGCGAAGTCGGTGAGCAGCTCGTCGAGGAGGGCGCTCAGTTCTAGGTCTAGTCGGATGGCCATGTGACGCACCTCCGGATCCTGGTGACCTCCCGCGGCGTCGCGGAAGGACCTCCACACGAACGACGGCGCCGTGGTGGGCGCGTGCCCGGTCATTCCACCCCGTTGGGGCACCGCGCGCACGACGACCGCCCGCCGGGGGACGCCTAGCCGACCGGCGGGTCCACAACGGTGGTGAGCACGTCGACCTGGGCCGCTCCGGAGACGACGTCCTTCCAGATCCGCGCGACGACGAACGCGGTGTGCGCGTCCGGGTGGTCCGGCTCCA
This window contains:
- a CDS encoding serine hydrolase domain-containing protein, whose protein sequence is MAIRLDLELSALLDELLTDFAVPGAAAQVVSRNRVRKAVAGVESTASAFPVGPHSRFGIGSISKIPTIAVALSLMDERGIGLDTPLAHLLPDLEFAEPGLAARITVRHVVTHSSGLQSDHFPDLPPGDDLLTRYVASCRTVGALHDPGERFSYCNSGFILLGAVAERLGGRPWPELLTQRVLVPLGMADTVLGAGGDTDEPVRGHVVDPATGVLVEEPFWLPAPVGPAGLLSTTTEDLTRFLGAVLPGRPGRFARAAAVMAGPGIATPPGHSLLGARRWLPGWAEWDLDGLRVLGYDGCIGNQCSAVRIVPDEDFTAVVLTNALEGEWVAAELLDHVLAEAFDVRVPALPEPAPAGGPLPRTAVYTRDGATLVLEHDGPDPVLSLRFGGDIAPWTAMEFHRAPLRPAGDRLWVVDLDRGSREVAFDGPLVGGAPEWLHFEVQAHRLAR